From one Prochlorococcus marinus str. MIT 0912 genomic stretch:
- the alaS gene encoding alanine--tRNA ligase, translating to MQKNSSSSMNPPYLSGDEIREAFINFFIQHNHKKLASSSLIPEDPTVLLTIAGMLPFKPIFLGLKESSTPRATSSQKCIRTNDIENVGKTARHHTFFEMLGNFSFGDYFKKEAIQWAWELTTEVFRLNPQNIVISVFEEDSEAEKIWKEIEGVDSKRIIRMGASDNFWSSGATGPCGPCSELYFDFKPELGSDGIDLEDDSRFIEFYNLVFMQYNRDLKGNLEPLANCHIDTGMGLERMAQILQKKSNNYETDLIFPLIEAAALLAHITYETTNKKNKTSLKIIGDHCRAVTHLICDGVSASNLGRGYILRRLIRRMIRHGRLVGINQPFLPQLAQVAIELMKNAYPQLLEKKKIILNELKIEESRFLETLERGEKLLAEITAHECDLISGAQAFELYDTYGFPLELTEEIANEKGISVDINGFEREMAKQRKRAKDASVSIDLTEEGSIEREISLFDETRFEGYEKLETTSTVIGIFKNNELVKQAVQGDLVKIIVDRTPFYAESGGQIGDKGLITSQDLEVSIENVRKKKNIFIHSGIVNTGVLKVNSSVQMNVTPSFRQRTTSNHTATHLLQSALKLSIDSSVSQRGSLVSTDRLRFDFNTPKPLTIKELEDMEIRINQWITEDHPIQIKTMPIKEAMAAGALAMFGEKYGDVVRVVDVPGVSMELCGGTHVTRTSQLGSFKIINETGIASGIRRIEAIAGPSVLDYFNERDLVVKELSKSFKVQSYEIVERVSSLQQELKDKTKELIKVKNELALAKALGLASYAKSVGKSKILIRRLDGVDGSGLQSAASSLIDHLGKYSAVVFGGIPNQVIDNKLVFVAAFSSDLVSDGLHAGKFISGVAKMCGGGGGGRPNLAQAGGSQPQSLDLALEQANEDLTQQLS from the coding sequence ATGCAAAAAAATTCTTCCTCCTCAATGAATCCGCCATATCTTTCAGGAGATGAGATAAGAGAAGCATTTATAAATTTTTTTATCCAACATAATCATAAGAAACTTGCAAGTTCTTCTTTGATTCCAGAGGATCCAACAGTTTTATTGACAATTGCGGGGATGTTACCTTTTAAGCCTATCTTCTTAGGATTAAAAGAGTCTTCGACTCCTAGAGCAACATCCAGTCAAAAATGTATAAGAACAAATGATATTGAAAATGTAGGGAAAACTGCGAGGCATCATACTTTTTTTGAGATGCTAGGTAATTTTTCTTTTGGTGATTATTTTAAAAAAGAGGCGATTCAATGGGCCTGGGAATTAACTACTGAGGTTTTTCGACTAAATCCACAGAATATAGTTATTAGCGTTTTTGAAGAAGACTCAGAAGCAGAGAAAATATGGAAAGAGATTGAAGGGGTTGATTCAAAAAGAATCATCAGAATGGGTGCTTCTGATAATTTTTGGTCATCTGGTGCTACTGGACCTTGTGGTCCATGTTCGGAACTTTATTTTGATTTTAAACCGGAATTAGGGAGTGATGGAATAGATCTTGAAGACGATAGTCGATTTATAGAATTTTATAATTTGGTTTTTATGCAATACAATCGCGACTTAAAGGGCAATCTCGAACCATTGGCAAATTGTCATATTGATACAGGAATGGGCTTAGAAAGAATGGCTCAAATCTTGCAAAAAAAATCTAACAATTACGAAACGGATCTTATTTTTCCTCTTATTGAGGCAGCGGCTTTATTAGCTCACATTACTTATGAAACTACAAATAAAAAAAATAAAACATCCTTAAAAATTATTGGAGATCATTGCAGAGCTGTCACTCATTTAATTTGTGATGGTGTAAGTGCTAGTAATCTAGGTCGAGGCTATATTCTTCGTCGTCTCATACGGCGGATGATTCGACATGGTCGACTGGTAGGTATTAATCAGCCGTTTTTACCACAGCTGGCTCAAGTTGCTATTGAGTTGATGAAAAATGCTTATCCTCAATTACTTGAGAAAAAGAAAATTATTCTTAATGAGTTAAAAATAGAAGAATCTCGTTTTCTTGAAACGCTTGAACGGGGAGAGAAACTTTTGGCAGAGATAACAGCTCATGAATGTGATCTTATCTCTGGTGCGCAGGCATTTGAGCTTTATGATACTTATGGTTTTCCTTTGGAATTAACAGAAGAGATCGCGAACGAAAAAGGTATTTCTGTTGATATTAATGGTTTTGAGAGGGAGATGGCAAAGCAACGCAAACGTGCAAAAGATGCCTCTGTCAGTATTGATTTAACTGAAGAAGGTTCAATTGAAAGAGAAATTTCTTTATTTGATGAAACAAGATTTGAGGGCTATGAAAAATTAGAAACCACTTCAACTGTGATAGGCATCTTTAAAAATAATGAATTAGTAAAACAAGCTGTTCAGGGTGATTTAGTCAAGATTATTGTTGATAGAACGCCTTTTTATGCTGAGTCGGGTGGTCAAATCGGAGATAAAGGCTTAATAACGTCTCAAGATCTTGAGGTGTCTATAGAAAATGTTCGAAAAAAGAAGAATATTTTTATTCATTCCGGAATTGTTAATACTGGAGTTCTAAAAGTTAACTCATCTGTTCAGATGAATGTTACTCCATCTTTTCGTCAACGAACTACATCAAATCACACGGCTACACATCTATTGCAATCAGCTTTAAAGTTATCGATTGACTCAAGTGTAAGTCAAAGAGGCTCGTTGGTTTCAACTGATCGATTGAGATTTGATTTTAATACTCCCAAACCTTTGACAATAAAAGAACTTGAAGATATGGAAATACGAATTAATCAATGGATTACTGAAGATCATCCAATTCAAATTAAAACAATGCCAATTAAGGAGGCTATGGCTGCTGGTGCTTTAGCAATGTTTGGTGAGAAATATGGCGATGTGGTACGTGTTGTGGATGTTCCAGGTGTTTCTATGGAGTTATGTGGAGGAACCCATGTAACTCGCACGTCACAACTAGGTTCGTTTAAGATTATTAATGAGACAGGTATTGCTTCTGGTATCAGACGAATAGAGGCCATAGCTGGTCCATCAGTTTTGGATTATTTTAATGAACGTGATTTGGTAGTTAAGGAGTTAAGTAAATCATTCAAAGTTCAATCATATGAAATTGTTGAGAGAGTCTCATCTCTTCAACAGGAATTGAAAGATAAAACAAAAGAACTTATCAAAGTAAAAAATGAACTAGCTTTGGCAAAGGCATTGGGTTTGGCAAGTTATGCAAAATCTGTTGGTAAGAGTAAAATATTAATTAGACGTTTAGATGGAGTTGACGGGTCTGGATTGCAATCTGCGGCTTCAAGTTTAATAGATCATTTAGGCAAGTATTCTGCTGTTGTTTTTGGAGGCATTCCAAATCAGGTGATCGATAATAAATTAGTTTTTGTTGCTGCATTTTCTTCTGATTTAGTCTCAGATGGTTTACATGCAGGCAAATTTATAAGTGGGGTTGCAAAAATGTGTGGCGGCGGCGGTGGCGGTCGTCCAAATCTTGCTCAAGCTGGTGGTAGTCAACCTCAATCGTTGGATCTAGCTTTAGAACAAGCTAATGAGGATTTGACTCAACAATTGTCTTAA
- the speA gene encoding biosynthetic arginine decarboxylase — protein sequence MAVKHTNQSLSWTIQNSSDLYGIDRWGKGYFTINEKGNISICPNGSKNKSHDLMELLDELESRKLKFPLLIRFDDILEDCLKNLHKAFEKAINDYQYQGTYQGVFPIKCNQQRHVVEKLITCGSKWNFGLEAGSKPELLIALSSLENPKALLICNGYKDQRYIETAILARQLGRQPIVVIEQASDVDLIIKSSNLLGASPLIGIRAKLSSQSSGRWSSSIGDKSKFGLSIPEILKAIKRLKEANLLNELKLLHFHLGSQINDIGVLKDALQEAGQIYAELINLGAPMGYLDVGGGLGIDYDGSQTASIASTNYSLQNYANDVVATIKECCESKKIPVPTLITESGRAIASHFSILIFNILGKNSLPSDIPKEDEKECLSVRNLRETLFHLNSLELKQEEDLAKLQEAWNDSLKFKADALAAFRLGYIDLVERAKAEQLTWACAKTIVNHLPKNILLPKELKKLSESLAVTYYANVSVFRSAPDTWAIDQVFPIMPIHRLNKEPNKLGHFADLTCDSDGKLDQFIDNGKIKNLLPLHEFNQDEKYLIGLFLGGAYQEVMGNLHNLFGSTNAVHIRFSEKGKYKVEHVIRGNTKSNVLEYLEHDPEILLERLRKSSELAIQAGHLKIHDAQKLIEHVEASLRQSTYLQS from the coding sequence ATGGCTGTGAAACATACTAATCAATCTCTCTCTTGGACTATCCAAAATAGCTCAGACCTCTATGGGATTGATCGATGGGGCAAGGGTTATTTCACAATTAATGAAAAAGGGAATATTAGTATTTGTCCTAACGGCTCCAAAAATAAATCTCATGATTTGATGGAACTCTTAGATGAACTCGAAAGTCGAAAACTAAAATTCCCTCTGTTAATAAGATTTGACGATATTCTCGAAGACTGCTTAAAAAACTTACATAAAGCTTTTGAAAAAGCAATTAATGACTATCAATATCAAGGAACATACCAAGGTGTATTTCCAATCAAATGTAATCAACAGCGTCACGTAGTTGAAAAATTAATCACCTGTGGTTCTAAATGGAATTTTGGCTTAGAAGCCGGAAGCAAGCCAGAGTTACTAATTGCTTTATCAAGCCTAGAAAATCCTAAAGCCTTACTCATATGTAATGGCTATAAAGATCAACGTTATATTGAAACAGCTATTTTAGCACGTCAGCTTGGACGTCAACCTATAGTAGTTATAGAACAAGCAAGTGATGTTGATCTTATAATCAAATCTAGCAATTTACTCGGAGCATCTCCACTCATAGGAATACGAGCCAAACTATCAAGTCAAAGCAGTGGAAGATGGAGTAGCTCGATTGGTGACAAGTCGAAATTTGGACTTTCAATTCCAGAAATATTGAAAGCAATCAAAAGGCTAAAAGAAGCAAATCTTCTCAATGAATTAAAGCTTTTACATTTTCATCTAGGGAGTCAAATTAACGATATAGGTGTTTTAAAAGATGCCTTACAAGAAGCAGGACAAATTTATGCCGAATTAATTAATCTTGGGGCACCCATGGGATACTTAGATGTCGGAGGTGGTTTAGGAATTGATTACGATGGAAGTCAAACTGCCTCAATAGCATCTACTAACTATTCACTTCAAAACTATGCAAATGATGTAGTAGCAACAATTAAAGAATGTTGTGAATCAAAAAAGATACCAGTACCCACTTTAATTACAGAGAGTGGAAGAGCTATTGCTAGTCACTTTTCAATCTTAATTTTCAATATTTTAGGCAAAAATTCGTTGCCTTCTGACATTCCTAAAGAAGATGAAAAAGAATGTCTCTCTGTCAGAAATTTACGTGAAACATTATTCCATCTAAATTCTCTAGAACTTAAGCAAGAAGAAGATTTAGCTAAACTACAAGAAGCATGGAATGATTCTCTTAAATTTAAAGCAGATGCACTAGCGGCTTTTCGACTCGGTTATATAGATTTAGTTGAACGTGCAAAAGCTGAGCAGTTAACATGGGCCTGTGCAAAAACAATAGTTAATCATTTACCAAAAAATATACTTCTACCGAAAGAGCTAAAGAAATTAAGTGAAAGCTTAGCCGTAACGTATTACGCAAATGTTTCCGTATTTAGATCGGCTCCGGACACTTGGGCCATTGATCAAGTTTTTCCAATTATGCCAATCCATCGGCTTAACAAAGAACCGAACAAACTGGGTCACTTTGCAGATTTAACATGCGATTCAGATGGAAAGCTTGACCAATTTATTGATAATGGAAAAATTAAAAATTTGCTACCTCTTCATGAATTTAATCAAGACGAAAAATATCTAATTGGTCTTTTCTTAGGTGGCGCCTATCAAGAGGTAATGGGAAATCTACATAATTTATTTGGGAGTACTAATGCAGTCCATATAAGATTCTCAGAAAAAGGTAAATATAAAGTTGAGCATGTCATTCGTGGGAATACAAAATCAAATGTTCTTGAATATTTGGAACATGATCCAGAAATTTTATTAGAGCGATTACGAAAATCAAGTGAATTAGCTATTCAAGCCGGGCATCTGAAAATCCATGATGCGCAAAAACTAATAGAGCATGTAGAAGCCAGCCTTCGCCAAAGCACTTACCTACAGAGCTAA
- the ndk gene encoding nucleoside-diphosphate kinase → MTLERTFVAIKPDGVQRGLIAEILGRFETKGFKLVGLKQLTPSKELAEKHYGVHKDRPFFSGLVDFITSGPVVAMVWEGEGVIASARKLIGATKPLEAEPGTIRGDLAVNIGRNVIHGSDGSDTAAFEIDLWFQENELVDWTPSDQSWRVE, encoded by the coding sequence ATGACTTTGGAAAGAACCTTTGTTGCTATCAAACCAGATGGTGTGCAAAGAGGTTTAATCGCTGAGATTCTTGGTCGTTTTGAAACGAAAGGATTCAAATTAGTAGGTCTAAAGCAACTAACCCCAAGCAAAGAACTTGCTGAAAAACACTACGGTGTTCACAAAGATCGTCCTTTCTTTTCAGGTTTAGTTGATTTCATAACAAGTGGGCCTGTTGTAGCGATGGTTTGGGAGGGTGAAGGTGTTATTGCAAGTGCAAGAAAATTGATTGGAGCAACAAAGCCACTTGAGGCTGAACCGGGAACTATTAGAGGTGATTTAGCTGTGAACATTGGTCGTAATGTCATTCATGGTTCTGATGGTTCTGATACAGCAGCTTTTGAAATCGATCTATGGTTCCAGGAAAATGAACTTGTTGATTGGACACCATCAGATCAATCATGGAGAGTTGAATAA
- the thiO gene encoding glycine oxidase ThiO — translation MGVLKEKPLLILGGGLMGLAIAHELAQKGKRVEILSRSRSEAAGFVAAGMLAPHAEGLQGNLLNLGQSSLQSHPSWIESIETNSNMSCGLKTCGIVVPFERLKDCESYPTYKFGDKLNRNELIQEVPGLSEKWKLGLLFRQDGQIDNRRLLMRALEKACVELGVHFQEGVEVIEIMKDSNKFHGVKIKDINGNINHLKSEEAVLCCGAWSKQIFKTLPIFPVKGQMLSIQGPKQILKRIIFGPGIYLVPRDDGLIIVGATSEREAGFQKGLTPKGQSELQKGIQSLIPELNQLPHMERWWGFRPCTPDEGPLLGMSSINGLWLATGHHRNGVLLAAITAELIGKSICSTTLSNEESSFLSQFRWDRF, via the coding sequence ATGGGTGTCTTAAAAGAAAAACCATTGTTAATCCTCGGAGGAGGATTAATGGGTCTTGCAATCGCCCATGAACTTGCTCAAAAAGGCAAACGCGTAGAAATTTTAAGTAGAAGCAGAAGTGAAGCAGCAGGTTTTGTTGCTGCAGGAATGCTAGCCCCCCACGCTGAAGGGCTTCAAGGTAATCTATTAAATCTTGGTCAAAGTAGTCTTCAAAGCCACCCGAGTTGGATAGAAAGCATTGAGACCAATAGCAACATGTCATGTGGTCTGAAAACTTGTGGAATTGTTGTTCCATTTGAAAGACTCAAAGACTGTGAGTCCTACCCAACGTATAAATTTGGTGACAAGCTAAACAGGAATGAGCTCATTCAAGAAGTTCCAGGACTGTCAGAAAAATGGAAATTAGGTTTACTTTTTAGGCAAGACGGTCAAATCGACAATCGAAGACTATTAATGAGAGCACTTGAAAAAGCTTGTGTTGAATTAGGTGTTCACTTTCAAGAAGGAGTTGAAGTTATTGAAATAATGAAAGATTCAAATAAATTTCATGGAGTCAAAATTAAAGACATTAATGGAAATATCAATCATTTAAAAAGCGAAGAGGCAGTTCTCTGCTGTGGAGCCTGGAGTAAACAAATTTTCAAAACACTCCCTATTTTTCCTGTTAAAGGCCAGATGTTATCTATTCAGGGACCTAAACAGATTCTAAAAAGGATTATTTTTGGCCCTGGCATTTACTTAGTTCCAAGAGATGACGGTCTGATAATCGTAGGGGCAACTAGTGAGCGTGAGGCAGGCTTCCAGAAAGGACTTACTCCAAAAGGGCAAAGCGAACTACAAAAAGGAATTCAATCTCTTATTCCTGAGCTTAATCAACTACCTCATATGGAAAGATGGTGGGGTTTTCGTCCATGCACACCTGACGAAGGACCTTTACTTGGAATGTCATCAATTAATGGGCTCTGGCTTGCTACTGGACATCATCGCAATGGTGTTCTATTAGCGGCGATAACTGCAGAATTAATTGGAAAATCAATTTGCTCGACCACTTTAAGTAATGAGGAAAGTAGTTTTTTGTCCCAATTCAGATGGGACAGATTTTAA
- the gatB gene encoding Asp-tRNA(Asn)/Glu-tRNA(Gln) amidotransferase subunit GatB, with amino-acid sequence MSESNVSWEVVIGLETHVQLGTKSKIFTSASTNFGDDPNTHIDPVVCGLPGTLPVLNKKVLEYAVKAAMALNLNIASHSKFDRKQYFYPDLPKNYQISQFDEPIAEDGWIEVEVAEKGKETYIKKIGIERLHMEEDAGKLVHAGSDQLSGSTHSLVDYNRAGVALAEIVSKPDLRTGREAAEYAAEIRRIMRYLGVSDGNMQEGSLRCDVNISVRPTVNDPFGTKVEIKNMNSFSAIQKACEYEIKRQIKAYESGEEVKQETRLWDEAKQLTKSMRSKEGSSDYRYFPDPDLGPIEVSHDLKEKWRSELPELPAAKRHRYASELGLSIYDARVLTDESSMAKYFEKVVNAGGAAKSSANWITGDIAAFIKSNRLSFDQLSFKPNELAEMLKMIDLGEISGKIAKEILPELLSKGGSPKQLVKERGLGMIGDPQVIEEIIDKLILNHPNEVESFRAGKTKLLGFFVGQLMKETKGKADPKLANQILNKKLLG; translated from the coding sequence ATGTCAGAATCAAATGTTTCTTGGGAAGTTGTAATCGGATTAGAGACCCATGTTCAGTTGGGGACTAAGAGCAAAATATTTACTAGCGCATCAACCAACTTTGGTGACGATCCAAATACTCATATCGATCCAGTGGTATGTGGATTACCAGGTACTTTGCCAGTTCTAAATAAAAAGGTTCTGGAATATGCAGTTAAAGCAGCGATGGCTTTAAATCTAAATATTGCCTCTCATAGTAAATTTGATAGAAAGCAATATTTTTATCCAGACTTGCCTAAAAATTATCAAATCTCTCAATTTGATGAACCCATTGCAGAAGATGGTTGGATAGAGGTAGAAGTAGCCGAAAAAGGAAAAGAAACTTATATCAAAAAAATAGGTATTGAAAGACTACATATGGAGGAGGATGCTGGAAAACTTGTTCACGCAGGTAGTGATCAATTGTCAGGCTCCACCCATTCTTTAGTTGATTACAACAGAGCAGGGGTAGCACTTGCCGAAATAGTGAGTAAACCTGATTTAAGAACAGGTAGAGAGGCTGCGGAGTACGCAGCTGAAATTAGAAGAATAATGCGTTATTTGGGAGTATCTGATGGGAATATGCAGGAGGGATCTTTGCGATGTGATGTGAATATTTCAGTTAGACCAACTGTTAATGATCCATTTGGTACAAAAGTAGAAATAAAAAATATGAATTCATTTTCAGCTATTCAAAAAGCTTGTGAATATGAAATTAAACGGCAAATTAAAGCTTATGAATCTGGAGAAGAAGTAAAACAAGAAACGAGGTTATGGGATGAAGCTAAGCAACTTACTAAAAGTATGAGATCAAAAGAAGGTAGTAGCGATTATCGTTATTTTCCTGATCCTGATTTAGGTCCGATTGAAGTAAGTCATGATTTAAAAGAAAAATGGCGCTCAGAATTACCAGAATTGCCAGCTGCAAAAAGACATAGATACGCATCAGAACTTGGCCTTTCTATTTATGATGCAAGAGTTTTAACTGACGAATCTTCAATGGCTAAATATTTTGAAAAAGTTGTTAATGCAGGTGGAGCAGCGAAATCTTCAGCAAATTGGATAACTGGAGATATAGCAGCATTTATTAAATCTAATAGATTATCATTTGATCAATTATCTTTTAAGCCGAATGAATTAGCAGAAATGTTGAAAATGATTGATTTAGGAGAAATAAGTGGAAAAATTGCTAAAGAAATATTGCCTGAACTTCTAAGTAAAGGTGGTTCTCCAAAGCAATTAGTCAAAGAACGCGGTTTAGGTATGATTGGTGATCCTCAAGTTATTGAGGAAATTATTGATAAATTGATCCTTAATCATCCTAATGAGGTTGAATCTTTTAGAGCCGGGAAGACGAAATTGTTAGGTTTTTTTGTGGGTCAATTAATGAAGGAAACAAAAGGGAAAGCGGATCCAAAACTCGCTAATCAAATATTAAATAAAAAGTTACTAGGCTAG
- the coaE gene encoding dephospho-CoA kinase (Dephospho-CoA kinase (CoaE) performs the final step in coenzyme A biosynthesis.) — translation MIDQKQTNKLCLRWKGKQRRIGITGGIASGKTIIGDFLFQAKQWPILDADLFAHEALRAESQIAKKVLLRYGSKIIQNSRKNDQIINRKALAKIIFQNDFEKKWLEGIIHPFVNKRIEEELEKLKSNSIVILIIPLLFEKNYTGLCTEICYIDCPRDMQLQRLQSRDKLSLEEANQRIDSQWENTLKKQFSDHIITNANNDETWKMQLKTLYNF, via the coding sequence ATGATTGACCAAAAACAAACAAACAAACTTTGTCTTAGATGGAAAGGCAAGCAAAGAAGAATAGGTATCACCGGAGGTATTGCCAGTGGAAAAACAATCATTGGAGATTTTCTATTTCAAGCCAAGCAATGGCCTATTTTAGACGCTGACTTATTTGCTCATGAAGCATTAAGAGCTGAAAGTCAAATAGCCAAAAAAGTCTTATTGAGATATGGAAGTAAAATAATTCAAAATTCAAGGAAAAATGATCAAATTATTAATCGCAAAGCATTAGCCAAAATAATTTTTCAAAATGATTTTGAAAAAAAATGGCTTGAGGGGATAATACATCCATTCGTAAACAAAAGAATTGAAGAAGAATTGGAAAAGTTGAAATCAAATTCAATAGTAATCTTGATTATTCCACTCCTATTTGAAAAAAATTATACAGGTTTATGTACTGAAATTTGTTACATAGATTGTCCTAGAGACATGCAATTACAACGACTCCAGTCAAGAGATAAGTTAAGTCTTGAAGAAGCTAATCAAAGAATTGATTCGCAATGGGAAAACACTTTAAAAAAACAATTTTCAGATCATATTATTACTAATGCTAATAATGATGAGACATGGAAAATGCAGTTAAAAACATTATATAATTTCTAG
- the argJ gene encoding bifunctional glutamate N-acetyltransferase/amino-acid acetyltransferase ArgJ yields the protein MKNALLNLSLLTSSLWSPISGGITTPDGFLAAGIAAGLKPSGKKDLALLYASDGACCSGTFTQSVTRAYCVDLCIDRIKASKGKIRAVVINSGHANACTGSRGKIDSEIITNELAQRLGLSNEEVLICSTGVIGEPIPVERVSSHLDNLINSLDKEAYLDAANAILTTDLKVKQIAYQAVVGGRRISIGGMAKGSGMIHPSMATMLSYITCDVGVDYTLWSEMIKRVAESSFNAITVDGDTSTNDTFLAFSSGPKLDPRYLSTLEEGLHLTAQYLAKAIARDGEGANCLLEIKVEGAPSDLDAHAIARTIASSSLVKTAVHGSDPNWGRIIAALGRAGTSFNFNDVKLWIGPYEIFANGTPQDFDRQKVSKFMKARLTGKYLIDDLICIRLRIGFGEGSATAWGCDLSDQYVRINADYTT from the coding sequence GTGAAAAATGCTCTTCTGAATTTGAGTCTTTTGACATCTTCTCTATGGTCTCCAATATCTGGTGGTATTACCACCCCTGATGGTTTTTTAGCAGCTGGCATTGCTGCAGGATTAAAGCCTTCTGGGAAGAAAGATCTTGCTTTGTTATATGCATCTGATGGTGCTTGTTGCAGTGGGACATTTACTCAATCAGTCACTCGTGCTTATTGTGTGGATCTATGTATTGATCGAATCAAGGCATCTAAGGGAAAAATACGTGCTGTAGTTATCAACTCTGGACACGCAAATGCTTGTACAGGTAGTCGAGGCAAAATTGATAGTGAAATTATTACAAATGAGCTTGCTCAACGCTTGGGATTATCTAATGAAGAAGTTTTGATATGTTCCACGGGTGTAATTGGTGAGCCTATACCTGTTGAAAGGGTTAGTAGTCACTTGGATAATCTTATAAACAGTTTAGATAAGGAGGCGTATCTGGATGCGGCGAATGCAATTTTGACAACCGATCTGAAAGTAAAGCAAATTGCATATCAAGCAGTTGTAGGAGGAAGACGAATATCTATTGGAGGAATGGCTAAAGGCTCAGGCATGATTCATCCTTCAATGGCAACAATGTTGAGCTATATTACGTGTGATGTAGGCGTAGATTATACTTTATGGTCGGAGATGATAAAGCGAGTTGCAGAATCATCTTTTAACGCCATTACAGTTGATGGAGATACGAGTACAAATGATACTTTTTTAGCGTTTTCTTCCGGACCAAAATTAGATCCAAGATATTTATCAACCCTTGAGGAGGGACTTCATCTAACAGCTCAATACTTGGCTAAAGCAATTGCAAGGGATGGAGAAGGGGCTAATTGTTTGCTTGAGATAAAGGTTGAGGGCGCTCCAAGTGATTTAGATGCTCATGCTATTGCTCGTACAATTGCTTCATCTTCTTTGGTTAAAACAGCAGTTCATGGTTCCGACCCTAATTGGGGAAGAATTATTGCTGCACTTGGTCGAGCAGGTACTTCTTTTAATTTTAATGATGTCAAATTATGGATTGGACCCTATGAAATATTCGCTAATGGAACACCTCAGGATTTTGATAGACAAAAAGTGAGCAAATTTATGAAAGCAAGATTAACAGGGAAATATTTGATCGATGATCTTATCTGTATCAGATTAAGGATAGGTTTTGGAGAAGGCTCTGCTACTGCTTGGGGATGTGATTTATCTGATCAATATGTTCGTATCAATGCCGATTACACCACTTAG